DNA from Pseudomonas putida:
CGGAAGCGTTAGGCGGCATTGGGTCAGAAGCGATTTCTGCAGTACCCGACCGAGCGAACATCCGCTCTACCTCGGGAACCTGCGCCATCACCGCTTTCTCCAAGCGCTGTTGCATCTCTACGGACTGAGTGAGGCTCGTTCCAGGCACACGCATCGCCTGCATCGCGAAATCGCCCTCACTGAGGCTTGGGATGAACTCGCTACCCATCCGACTTGCCAGTACACCGCTGAGCACGACCAAGGCTACTGCGGCCGAGAAAGCGATGTTCCGATGTCCCAGCACCCATTGCAGAACTGGCTCATAGCGCTGTCGAGCTGTGCGCATGACCACGCCTTCCTCTTCCTTTACCTTGCCAGTGACGAACATGGCAATAGCTGCAGGAACAAAGGTAACGGACAGGATCATTGCTCCCAGCAGCGCCATCACGACGGTAAAGGCCATCGGGTGGAACATTTTACCTTCGACGCCGGTGAGGGCGAAGATCGGCAGGTACACCACCATAATGATTAGCTGACCGAAGATCAGCGGCCGGCGAGCTTCTCGCGCCGCAGCAAAGACCTCATGGAAGCGTTCGGTTTTGGTGAGCATGCGGCCATGCTTATGCTGCGCATGAGCCAGTCGTCGGATCGCGTTTTCTACGATCACCACAGCACCGTCGACGATGATGCCGAAGTCGAGTGCCCCCAAACTCATTAGGTTGGCACTGACCTTGTTGTTGAACATGCCTGTGAAGGTGAACAGCATGGACAGCGGGATCACCATCGCGGTGATCAGTGCAGCACGGATGTTGCCGAGGAACAGGAACAGAATGGCAATTACCAGAATCGCACCTTCCACCAGGTTCTTCTTCACCGTAGCGATGGCTTTTTCAACCAGATTGGTGCGGTCGTAAACGGTCACGGCCACCACGCCCTTTGGCAGGGTGCGGTTGATGTCCGCCAGTTTGGCGGCGACAGCTTGAGATACGGTACGGCTGTTTTCACCAATCAGCATGAACACAGTACCGAGCACGACTTCGCGGCCGTTCTCAGTAGCAGCACCTGTTCGGAGCTCTTTGCCGATGCTGACGTCAGCAACGCTGCTGATGCGAATCGGTGCACCATCCACGCTGGTGATCACGATGTTGGCGATGTCTTCGATGCTGCTTACCTGACCTGGCGCACGGATGAGCAACTGCTCACCATTACGCTCGATGTAGCCGGCGCCGACGTTGGCGTTGTTACTTTCCAACGCTGCGACCAGGTCATTGAGGGTCAGCTTGTAGGTAGCCAGGCGCTTTGGATCCGGCGCAACCAGGAACTGCTTGGCGTAGCCGCCGATGGTGTTGATCTCCGCTACACCCGGCACATTGCGCAGCTGAGGCTTGATGATCCAGTCCTGGATCACGCGCAGGTCGGTCGGGGTGTACGGTGTACCGTCCTCTTTGACCGCGCCATCTTCGGCTTCAACGGTCCACAGGAAGATCTCGCCGAGGCCGGTAGATACCGGACCCATGACGGCTTCTACACCGTCTGGCAGCTGTTCCTTCGCAACCTGCAGCCGCTCGTTGATTAACTGGCGGGCAAAGAAGATGTCAGTGCCATCCTTGAAGATCACGGTGACCTGAGACAGGCCAGAGCGAGACAGGGAACGGGTCTGCTGAAGGCCCGGGAGACCGGCCATGGCCGTTTCAACAGGAAACGTGATCCGTTGTTCGGTTTCCAAAGGCGAATAACCAGGCGCTGCAGTGTTAATCTGCACCTGAACGTTGGTGATATCGGGTACCGCATCGATGGGCAGCTTTTGATAGCTGTAGATACCGATACCCGCCATGATCAGAACAGCGATCATTACTACGATGCGCTGCTCGATGGCGAATCTGATGATACGTTCAAACATGAGAAATCATCCTGTCAGTTCGCATCAGTGACCGTGTTCGGCAGAAGCTTTGCCGAGCTCAGACTTGAGTGTGAAGCTGCCACTGGTTGCTACCTGGGCGCCGGCTTCAATACCGTCGATGATTTCCACGTACCCATTGTCGCGACGACCCAGTTTTACCGGGCGGGTGTCAAAACCTTCTGGGGTTCGTACGAATACCGAGGGTTTGTCTTCAACGGTCTGCACTGCGTGCTCAGGGACCGCTACGGCAACTCGATCAGTCTGGGAAGTGACCGCAATGTTCACGAACAGGCCTGGACGCCAGGCACCGTTGGGGTTGGTCAAGGTGACGCGGACAGTAGCTGCACGGTTTTGCTCGCCCAGCAGGCTGCCGACATAACCCACCTTCCCTTCGACCTCGACGTTCATATCAGGCGAAGAGACTTTCACCGCACGACCAGTCGTGACCTTGCCCAGATCTGTAGGTGGGACGGCGAAGGTTGCCCAGACCTGGTTCAGGTCGGAAAGGATGAAGGCGTTGGTCGCCTCGCTAACGACTTCGCCAACGGTCAGGTGTTTCTCCACTACCACGGCGTCGAAGGGAGCTCGGAGTTCGTAACGATTACCGCCAACGGAGTTAACCGAGGCACCGATCGCGCCGACCTTCTGCTTGGCGTTGGCCAAGGAGATCTCCGCTTCTTGCAGCGCTTGGCGTGCTTGGAGGTAGTCTTGCTCAGCAGAGATCTTGTCCTGCCACAGCTGTTTCTCACGCTCAAAGGTCACACGCGCCAGTTCGACGCGACGCTGTGCGGCCTGTTGTTCACTGCGCAGGTCAGAGATCTGCTGGCTGGCGATTACAGCGAGGACCTGACCCTTTTTGACCGTCTCACCCAGGTCCGCCTGCACCGCTTCAACAACGCCAGGGACACGAGGAACGACGTGGGCAGTGCGGTCTTCGTCGAAGCGGATCTCGCCCGGGAAGCTCACGACAGTACCGAGATCACGAGGCGCTGCAGCTTCCAGGGCAACACCGGCTGCCTTGATCTGTTCAGCGCTGAGCGTCAGCTTGCCCTCTTCTTCACCACCCTCTTCGCTGTGGCCCTCTTCTCCATGACCCTCATCACCCTCCTCTATGGCGGCAGATGCGGCTTTCTTTTCGTCGCCATGACCGTCGTTAGCACCGTGCTCGGCGGTACTAGCGGCCTGCTGCTCGGAACTGTTGTTCCAGGCAAGGCTGCCAAATCCGAGGGCTGCCACAGCGGCTACCGCGAGGGCGATCTTGCGTTTATTATCCATTGCTACTCCTGCTGATCGTTGGCACCGGCTTGTTCAAGGCTGGGTGCCGAAGAAAATGTTTGGCCCGTTCAGCGAGCGCCGGCAGTTGAGCCGACTTCGCCATAAACCCTTTCCACCTGCGCACGCGCATTGGTCGCCGCTGCCAACGATTCGAGGTATTGGCCACGAGCGACGATCAAGGTGCGCTGGGCATCCAGCACTTCGATGAAGCCGAATTTGCCCATCTCGAAGCCGCGGGTTGCGGTCTCTACGGCTTGTTGGGCTGACGGCAGAATGGTCTTGTCGTAGGACTCGACCTCCTGCATTGCGGTGGACCACTGGTTCAACGCGGTTTGGGTTTCGGTGCGCAGGCGCAGCTCCACAGCATTGCGCTGGTCTCGGGCCTGATCGGCACGTCGAGAAGCGGAAAGAATGTTGCCTTGGTTACGATCAAACAGCGGCAGAGGCATAGACAGGCCCACAGTGTTGACCCGCTCGCGCACAGAGCGGTCGTACTGGCTGCCTACGCTGACAGTAAGATTCGGGATACGCTGAGCTTTCTCTGAACCGAGCGAGGCATCGCTCTTGTCGATCTGCACCACGGCCTGGCGCATTTCTGCGGTCTGATCGAGCTTTGCCAGCAGCTCTTCAGTCTGCGGTGGCAACCCCGGGGAGAGGGTTGGCGATTCGAGTCGATCAAAGACCGTGACCGAGCTCCCGGTAATTTGCGCGAGCTGCTGGTAAGCGGTCGTCTTTTCCGTTTCGGCACGTCGAACTTGAAGCTTGGCTTCGGCCAGTTGCACCTGGGCGCGGGTGGCCTCTACTGGGGACGATTTACCTGCGCGAACACGGCCATCGACGATGCGGAGGCCGCGCTCAGTCAGTTCGAGAGATTGTTTGGCCAGGTCAAGGCCTGTCTGGGCCCGCAACGCGGCGTAGAAGGCCTGTACGACGTCTGCACGCAGACCGTTCACGCGACGGTCCAACTCCAGCTGTGCGGCGGTCTGCCCGTAAGTGGCGACGTCGACACGAGCTCCTCGCTTACCCCCCAGCTCCAGGGTCTGGCTAAGCGACACGGTCGTCGTGCTGGTGTTACGACGGGTGTCTTCTACGTCGTACGAAATAGTGGGGTTGGGGATAAGCCCGGCCTGCTTGCGAGCACCATCAGCGATTCCAATCTCTTGCCTGGCCGCGGCCAGGTCAGGGTTGGCATCCATGGCCGTCGAAAGCGCCTGGGCAAGCTGATGCTTTGAGCAAGTGCTTCTGGGGCCATCAACCCGGCCATGACCGCGCAAAGGGCGGCGATCTTCCAAGGAGTGACGGAGGTCTTAGATAAGACATTGCGGTTATACCGGGGCACTTTGATGGTCCTCGTGCACAAACTTCGATAAAGCTTGGCGAGAACGCCGAAACAGCTGCCAAGCCCCACTTGATTAGGTGATGGCACTCTAATGAGCGGTAGCTATCAGAGGGGTGGCTAGAAAATTACAATTTCGTAAGAAATCTCTGTAATGCCCGTAAATACTGGGAAAACCAACCCGGCACTATGATTTCGTTACAAGCAACGGAGATGGCAAACACGCGGTGTAGAAGCGCCAAATAGCTGGCAGATGACGAAATTGTAATTATCCTATCACCCTCCCGTTATCTTCGGCCTGCAAATATGAGCTCGCGCTACGCTAGGCGCACCGCCGGGTCAGAACAATTAACGACACCCGCGCAGGTAAACATAATAAAAACTGCCGTGAATCAAAGGAGCATCGGATGAAAATCAAAGTACCACTGTACCTGGCGGCAGTTTCTGCGCTGTCTGGAAGCTATGCTATTTCGGCACAAGCTGAAGACAAGCCCGAAGGCTTCATTGAAGGCAGCAGCCTTACAGTGCTGAACCGTAACTTCTACTTCAACCGTGATAACCGCGACAGCACCGCCCCCACTTACAACAGTGGCAAGGGCAATACCAACGGCTACTCCGAAGCCTGGGCGCACGCGATCATCAGCAAATTCAACTCTGGGTTTACCCAGGGTACCGTTGGCTTCGGCGTTGATGCCTTCGCCATGATCGGCCTTAAGCTCGACACCGGTGATGGTCGCAACGGCGGCCGTAGCTCCTTCGACGTGCTACCTGTTGATAACAAGGGCGAAGCTCGCGACGAATACACCAAGGTAGGCGGCGCAGCCAAGGTCCGCTTGTTCGATACCATCGTGAAAGTGGGTGATGTGTTCCCATCGACACCGGTGGTTGCATCCGGCGACTCTCGCCTGCTGCCTGAAAGCTTCCGCGGTGTGACCGTTGAGAACACCAGCATCCAGGGCCTCACCCTTCAGGGTGGTCGACTGCACGCCATGAGCCAGCCAGTCTCCAGTGACCTGAACGACAACTTCGTGACCTTCTACGGCGGCCCGGTCAACTCGCCATGGATCGGTTACGGTGGTGGTGACTACTCGGTCAACGACAACTGGACTGTGAGCGTCTATGCCAGCCAGCTGAAAGACGTCTGGAATCAGTACTACGCCGGCACCAGCGTGGTTTACCCGCTGAGCGACGATCTGGCGCTGATCGGTGGCTTCAACTACTACAAAGCCGTAGATGAAGGTAAGAAGCGCCTGGGTGAATTTGACAACAACATCTGGAGTGCCAAGGTCGGCGTGCGTTACGGTGCCCACACCCTGGCCCTGTCGCACCAGCGCAACAACGGAGACGACGATTTCGACTACCTACGTCAGTCGGACTCGATTTTCGTCGACAACTCCATCCAGTACAGCGACTTCAACTCGCCGAAAGAGCGTTCCTGGATGCTGCGCTATGACCTGAACTTCACCAGCTACGGCATTCCAGGCCTGACGTTCATGACCCGCTACGCCAGAGGCTCGGGCGCGGATTACTCGAACGCTAACCAGTTCTACATGCGCACTGACGACAACGGCAACCCGCTCGACAATCAGAAGCGTTGGGAACGTGACGTCGAAGTCAAATACGTTGTCCAAACCGGTCCGGCAAAAGATCTGTCCTTCCGGTTGCGCCAGGCAACAACGCGTGCCACTGCATTCGAATCTGATCTGGATGAAACTCGTGTAATCATCGAGTACCCGCTTTCGATTCTGTAATTCGCTAGCCGGACCAGTTATTCATTAGCTGGTCCTATTAGCACAACGAGCATTACGAATTCACCTTGAGAGGCTTAAGTGCTCCTTTGGTAAAAGGTGAATATTTGGCGCCCATTGGGCGCCTTTTTTTTGCCTAGAATTCAAGTAAGCGTTCGATTGTACGCATCGCATGTCGGTGAAGTTCATGACTACACCAATGACCAGTCTCCTCGATGTGAGCGACCTCGCCGTCATCTGAGCGGAACGAAGCCAGCACAAAGAAGAAAATAACCCAATACTTCATAAGGTCAAATCACCTGCTGGAGAGAGGGCCCGCAACTGTCAAACCCAAACCGCGACAAGATATACCGCTAGACTATCAACTGTATTACCTAGAAATTACAAATCCGTCATTTGAGCCCCGACGCGCTCATTTTGATTTACCATCCCTTTCAATAATGCCGGCGCGCGTGCGCGGTTAATTGCTCAGTGATATCGAGACAAAATCCCATGCGAATTCTGGTAATTGAGGATGAAGTAAAAACTGCGGAGTATGTGCGTCAAGGTCTGACGGAATGTGGCTATGTCGTAGATTGCGTCCACACCGGGTCAGATGGATTATTCTTGGCCAAGCAGCACGAATACGAGCTGATTATTCTCGATATAAACCTTCCAGAGATGGACGGTTGGCAGGTTCTTGAGTTGTTGCGGCGTAAAAATTGCCCTTCCCGCATCATGATGCTGACGGCGAGAAGCCGGCTGGCGGATAAGGTCCGGGGGCTGGAGAACGGCGCAGACGACTACCTGATCAAGCCATTTGAGTTCCCTGAGCTTCTGGCCCGGGTTCGCGCCTTGATGCGCAGGTCAGATCACCCCGCATCCGTAGAAGTCATTCGCGTCGCTGACCTAGAGCTTGATCAGAGCCGACACAGGGCATTCAGGGACGGTCAGCGCATAGACCTGACCACGAAAGAATTCGCGTTACTGCATTACCTGATGCGTAATACCGGTGTGGTGCTGAGCCGTACGCAAATTATCTCGCAGGTTTGGGATATGAATTTCGACTGCGACACAAACGTTGTAGAGGTGTCGATTCGAAGACTCAGAGCCAAGATAGATGACCCTTTCGAGACCAAGCTGATACATACGCTTCGGGGCGTAGGGTATGTGCTCGAAAAGCGATAATTGCCAAGATCTCTCGTACCGAAAATCAGTTATATACTCCCGTCGCTTGCGAGCTTGAGCTTTCTGTCTACGATCCGCGGCGCTGATTCCTCACCCAACAAATGAGGTAGGCTGTACATGAGGTATAGCATTTATTATCAGCAGGTTTCGCAAGGTCAATCGCATGCCAGGATTGATGCCTGTCCAACTGAAATTATCTTCAACAGCGACCATGGCTTAGCACTTATTCCGTGCGTCGGTGATGTTATCAATCTCCCCTCTACGGCGGTCAAAGGAGGGGTATGCGGCGTCGTTAGATCAAGGATTTTCAATTATCTACGAGGCCCAGAAGATCTGTACTGCCACGTCAATATTCTTGTTGAAGAGGCGGGCATTGGGCGGACGGATCATCGACCCCAGTCGATGCGGTGATCTGGTGTACCGGATTCAAGCCGGCGCTGGGGCACTTGGTGCGTCTTGGTGTAGTCACTGAAGGCGGTCGCGTCGAAGTTACAGGTACACGTGCGGTGAATGAGCCTGGCCTTTGGCTGGTGGGTTATGGCGAGTGGACAGGTTCTGCCTCGGCGACCTTGATTGGAGTGACCCGTACAGCCCGTAGCACCGCTGCTGAGATTGAGCAGTTTTTGGTGAAGGTGGAGACCTGAGTTCCCCTATTTCCAATGTGAATATCCGGAAATCCGGAGGCGCCTTGTTTGGATAGGCGGTCATGTACGGCCCAACTCCCGAGCATTGCTCGGGAGTTGCCTAAGGCGATCAGTCCTGTAGGGGTACCTTTCGCTGATAGCCCATGGGCGTAAGCGATCTACTCTTTTTGGATATCAACAATCGTCGCCGCGCTGCCCTCCATCCGGAAATCAAACGCTACTTTGTCTCCCACCTTCAATTGTTCGAGCTGCTGCGCAGAAGCTTTGAAGCCCATGGTCATGGCTGGCCATTTCAATGCCGGCACCGGTCCATGTGCCAGGGTCACTTTACCGCCCAAGGCGTCAATAGCCTTTACCGTACCTTCAGCGTGAGCAGCAGGTGCTGATGGGGCTTCCTTCATATCCATTCCGTCCATGTTCATTCCGACCATGGAGTCTTGGGCTTGCGCGCCTGATGCGAAGGCAACGAACAGTGCAACATTGAGGTAGAGCTTTTTCATTGGATGTCTCCTGGTTTGGAATCATGGGTTACTGCAAGTTCGCGGCGCCGTATTAGCCAATACGCTGCGGGAATCACAAGAGAGAGAGCAACGGCGCCGTCAGCATGCCGCCTACCATCGGTACGGCGATGCGACTCATCACTTCGCTGCCTGTCCCGCTGCTCCAGAGAATGGGTAACAAGCCTGCAACGATAACTGCCACTGTCATCGCCTTCGGCCGGATGCGCTGCACCGCGCCCTCGCGAATGGCTTCCAGAAGTGCAACTTGCGTGCGCTCGCTATTGGCTTGCCGTTCAGACCAAGCGTTGTTCAGGTAGATCAGCATGATCACTCCGAATTCCGCCGCGACCCCGGCCAGGGCAATGAAGCCAACACCGGTGGCCACCGACAGATTGAAACCCATCAGGTACAGCAACCACACGCCACCGGTGAGGGCGAAAGGCAGGGTGCCCATAATCAGCAGCGCTTCGCCGAGGCGGCCAAAGGTCAGGTAGAGCAGGACGAAGATGATTGCTAGGGTCGCCGGCACCACCCAGGCCAACCGTGCGTTGGCGCGCTCCAGATACTCGAACTGCCCTGAATAGCTCAGACTCACTCCTGGATCGAGCTTCACATCGCTATCAACTGCCTGACGCAAGTCAGCGACCACAGACGACAGGTCACGGCCCCGCACGTCGATGTACACCCAGCCAGAGGGTCGGGCGTTTTCGCTCTTAAGCATCGGCGGGCCTTCAGCGATTCGCACATTTGCCACGGTACCGAGGGTGATCTGGCCCCCTTGTTCGGTGTAGATCGGTAGCTGACGCAGGGCGTCGACTGAGTCGCGCCATTCGCGGGGATAGCGCACGCTGATCGGGTAACGCGCCAACCCTTCGACCGTCTCACCGATGGTTTCGCCACCAATGGCGCCGGCGACAATGGCCTGCACGTCGGCGATGTTCAAACCGTAACGGGCAGCAGCCTGGCGGTCGATGTCGAGATCGACGTATCTCCCTCCGGTCAAACGCTCGGCAAGGGCTGAAGTCACGCCAGGTACAGACTTCGCTACCCGTTCGATAGCCAAGGTCGTGCGGTCGATCTGCGCCAGGTCGCTGCCGGCCACCTTTACGCCAATCGGGCTCTTGATACCGGTGGCGAGCATGTCGATTCGGTTGCGGATTGGCGGAATCCAGATGTTGGTCAGGCCCGGTACGCGTACGGTCCGGTCGAGTTCCTCGACCAGTTTTTCGCTGGTCATTCCTGGCCGCCACTGATCCTTGGGCTTGAGCCGCACGATGGTCTCGAACATCTCCAACGGTGCCGGGTCGGTGGCTGACTCCGCGCGACCGGCCTTGCCGAACACACTGGCGACTTCTGGCAACGTGCGGATCAGTCTATCGGTGCGCTGCAGCAGCTCCGAGGCCTTTTGCGCCGACAGGCCTGGCAGGGCCGAGGGCATGTACAGCAGGTCACCTTCGTCCAGCGGCGGCAGGAATTCTCCACCCAGGTGGCTCAATGGCCACAGGCTGCTGAGCAAGATCGCCAGCGCGCCCAACAGCGTCAACCACGGCCTACGCAGTACGACCTCAAGCGCCGGCCGGTACACGCGAATCAGCCCACGGTTGAGTGGATTACGCTGCTCGGCAGGCAATGGCCCACGGATCCAGTAGCCCATTAGCACCGGCACCAATGTCACGGCTAGCCCCGCCGCGGCCGCCATGGCGTAGGTCTTGGTGAACGCCAGGGGTGCGAACAGCCGTCCCTCCTGGGCCTGCAAGGTGAACACCGGCACGAACGACAGGGTGATGATCATCAGGCTGAAGAACAGCGCCGGCCCGACCTCCACGGCGGCATCTGTCATGACCCGCCAGTGCTCGGCTCCTCTCAGCACCTGCCCCGGATGACGGGCATGCCAGGCCTCGACCCGTTTGTGCGCGTTTTCGATCATCACCACAGCGGCATCGACCATTGCGCCAATGGCGATGGCAATTCCGCCCAGAGACATGATGTTGGCGTTGATGCCCTGGTGCCGCATGATGATCAGCGCGATCAGCACCCCCACCGGCAATGACACGATCGCAACCAGCGACGAGCGCAGGTGCCACAGGAAGGCCGCACACACCAGTGCGACCACGATGAACTCCTCGATCAACTTGTGACTGAGGTTGTCTACGGCGCGGTCGATCAATTGGCTGCGGTCATAGGTAGTCACCAGCTCGACGCCGGCGGGCAGGCTTTTCTTCAGTGTTTCGAGCTTTTCCTTCACACGGGTGATGGCTTCCCGGGCATTCTTGCCGCTGCGCAGGATCACCACGCCGCCCACGGCTTCGCCTTCGCCGTCCAGCTCCCCGATGCCCCGCCGGGCTTCCGGCCCGAGTTGTACTCGGGCGACGTCGCCCAGCGTCACCGGTGCACCGTTGGCAGCCAAGCGCAGGGGGATGGCGCGAAAGTCGTCCAGCGTCTTCAGGTAGCCCGAGGCCCGCACCATGAATTCCGCCTCACCTTGTTCCAGCACGCCACCGCCCGTTTCCTGATTGGCCTTGCCGATGGCGTTTGCGACCTCGCCCTGGGTGATGCCGAGACTGGCCATACGCAGCGGGTCGAGTACCACCTGGTACTGCTTGACCATGCCGCCAATGCTTGCCACTTCAGCGACATCCGGTACGGTCTTGAGCTCAAAGCGCAGGAACCAATCCTGCAGGCTGCGCAGCTGTGCCAGATCATGCCTGCCACTGCGGTCGACCAAAGCGTACTGGTAGATCCAGCCAACGCCTGTGGCGTCCGGCCCAAGTGCTGGTTTGGCTGAGGCAGGCAGGCGCGACTGAACCTGGCTCAGGTACTCCAACACGCGTGAGCGTGCCCAGTACACGTCGGTGCCATCTTCAAACAGCACGTAGACGAAGCTGTCGCCGAAGGCAGAAAAGCCACGTACGGTCTTGGCGCCCGGTACCGAGAGCATCGTGGTGGTCAGCGGATAGGTGACCTGGTTTTCGACGATCTGGGGTGCTTGCCCTGGGTAGGAGGTACGGATGATCACTTGGGCGTCCGACAGATCGGGCAAGGCATCGATCGGCAGGCTGCGCAGCGAAAATATCCCCCAGGCCACCAGGAACAAAGTGGTGAGCAGAACCAGTATGCGATTGCTCACTGACCAACGAATCAGTTTTTCGATCATGGCTGGCCCTCCAGCGCATTGATCTGCTCGATGACCATGCCGTCGTCGCGCTCCCGAACACCAAAGCGGATACGTTCACCCACCTTGAGCCCAGTAATCAGCGTGGGGTCGGCCACATGAAAAGTCATGGTCATCCCAGGCATTCCCAGGGTGACGAAAGGCCCATGGGCGATGGTCAGCTGATTACCTTCAATTTGCACGATTCGACCGTCTGCTTCATGCAGCTCGGGCGGTTGCGAGGCGGCCGGTGAGTCCGAGGCGGTGGTCGCCTCGATGCCTTTGAGGCTGGCTTCGGAGTCGATCAGGAACTGTCCGGATGCCACGACTTTTTGCCCGGCCTGCAGGCCTTTCAAGATGGTAACCTGGCCGCCGTTCTCCTGGCCTAGCAGCACTTCCACTGGGCGGAACCGGCCTTGGTCTTCGGCCACCATCACCAGATCACGTTTGCCGGTGCGGATTACGGCCTCGGCAGGTAGCAGCAGGCTGTCATCGGCGTTTTCGCCTGGGCGCAGCGCAACCTGCGCGGTCATTCCCGGCCGTAGCCGACCATCTTTGTTGGGCAGCTCAATACGCAGGCGCAAGGTACGGCTTTGCAGGTCTGCATCCGCGAGCAGAGCTGTCAGTTTGCCTAGAACGGTCTCGCCGGGATAAGCCGGCAAGTGGGCCTCTACTGCTTGCCCCTCGTGCAGGCCACTTGCCTGAGCTTCCGGCACAGCGGCTTCGAGCCACACATTCGCAATGCCATTGATACGTGCCAGAGTTGCGCCAGGTGTCACGGTCATTCCTGGACGCAGATCCAGCGCCTGGATGACCCGGCACTCGGCGCGACCAGTGTCACCTGGTTCTGCACCTTGCCGCTGCGTGCGACCCGGTCGACCAGTTCACCCGGCATACCGGCCAGCAGCAGGCGCTGGCGTGCTGCAGCTAGCAACTGCACATCACCCAAGTGGCGCAGCGCGAGAAACTCTTCCTGCAGACCAGCCCATTCCGGAGCCAGTACATCCGCCAGAGGCGCGCCTTTGGCCACCACATCCCCTGTGGCTCGGCCATAGGTGCGCTCGACGAAGCCTGCGGTGCGTGCCTGGAGTGCACTGAAATCCCGCTCATCGAAGGCCAGTACGCCGCTGACCTGCAGGCTGCGCTGCAGCCGGCCACGGCTCACCGTCGCTAGGCGTACCCCAAGGTTCTGTTGTACGCCTTGGCTGATTTGCACCGTTGGCTGCACGGGATCTGTGCCTTCTTCGGCGTATTTCGCTACCAGTTGCATGTCCATGAACGGCGACTTGCCGGGCGCTGGGAAGTGTTGCTGCGGGTACATCGGGTCGTACCAATACAATGGCTTCTGTTCCGCTGTTGCTGCGGGTGCTTGTGCAGGTTGCCCAGGATGCCCCAGCCAATAGCCTGTCCCGGTGCCAATGGCCAGGGCGAGTGCTGTGATCAAACCGATAGACGTGTTGTTCATGCACGCACCTCTCCATATACGAAGTGCAGGCGAGCGGCGGTCGCCGCTAGCTGCCCTTGCAGGTCGATATCCTGTAACCGTGCCTCGATGCGCTGACGCCGCGCTGTGACTACCTCTTCCAGCGCCGACTTGCCTGCCCGGTAGTCGGCCAAGGCCAGGCTGACGCGTTGTTCGGCCAGCGGCAGCAAGGTTTCGCGGCTGCGCGTCACCGCCCTTTGCAGGCGTTGGTATTCCGCCAGGTCAGCTTCGAGCTGCGCGGTGTGTTCACGCAGTGCCGCTTCCTGTTCGTCCTCCAGTTGCCGCACCTGGGCCTGGCGAGCGGCGATCATCGGGTCCTGCCGCGACCCGCTGAACAGCGGTAACTGGAAACTGACCTGCAGGCTGACCATGTTGCTGAATTCAGGCCCGCGGCGTTGGTAGTCAACCTGCCAGCCCCAATCTGACTTTTTCTCGGCGATGGCCTGCTGCACCTGAGCTTGGGCTTCACGGGTCATGGCCCCGTAGGCGGCCAACTCC
Protein-coding regions in this window:
- a CDS encoding copper-binding protein — protein: MKKLYLNVALFVAFASGAQAQDSMVGMNMDGMDMKEAPSAPAAHAEGTVKAIDALGGKVTLAHGPVPALKWPAMTMGFKASAQQLEQLKVGDKVAFDFRMEGSAATIVDIQKE